Proteins from a single region of Gordonia hongkongensis:
- a CDS encoding DNA polymerase IV, translated as MHLDMDAFFASVEQLTRPTLRGRPVLVGGSGGRGVVAGASYEARVFGAGSAMPMHQARRLIGPTGVVIPPRGSVYSTVSKRVFAIVREAVPVIETLSFDEAFGEPEELAGATVDAAGEFAEELRSWIRSEVGLAASVGLGSGKQLAKIASGMAKPDGVMVIPPSGQLEFLHSLPVRKLWGIGPVSGDRLARLGIATIGDLAAMSPVEVASVLGATVGPALHRLAHGIDDRPVAERASSKQISAESTFAEDIVELDALRPAIRKAAAGAHRRLLTDGRGARTVVLKLKRSDMSILTRSATTAAATTDFDDLERTAQRLALDPRSIGAIRLVGVSFSGLTAVQQYALFDELGSEGPADVETTHHDTAAGHGAEEGGRAEVATSPDPAGAEASAVQIADSAPEPPRFAPGGSSMPVGRFGPGADVTHPDHGHGWVQGSGHGVVTVRFETRTSGPGRTRTFPVDDPNLRPADPLDSLEWDLPGDG; from the coding sequence ATGCACCTCGACATGGACGCGTTCTTCGCCTCCGTCGAACAGCTCACCCGCCCGACGCTGCGCGGCCGCCCGGTACTGGTGGGCGGGTCCGGTGGGCGCGGGGTGGTCGCCGGCGCCAGCTACGAGGCACGCGTGTTCGGGGCCGGCTCGGCGATGCCGATGCACCAGGCGCGTCGGCTCATCGGGCCGACCGGCGTGGTCATCCCGCCGCGCGGATCGGTGTACAGCACGGTCAGCAAACGTGTCTTCGCCATTGTGCGCGAAGCGGTTCCGGTCATCGAGACGCTGTCGTTCGACGAGGCGTTCGGCGAGCCGGAAGAACTCGCGGGGGCGACCGTCGACGCGGCCGGCGAGTTCGCCGAGGAGCTCCGATCCTGGATCCGGAGCGAGGTCGGACTCGCCGCGTCGGTCGGACTCGGAAGCGGCAAACAACTCGCGAAGATCGCCTCGGGGATGGCCAAACCCGATGGGGTGATGGTGATCCCACCGTCCGGCCAGCTGGAGTTCCTGCATTCGCTCCCGGTCCGCAAGCTGTGGGGCATCGGGCCCGTGTCCGGCGATCGGCTGGCGCGGCTGGGGATCGCGACCATCGGTGACCTCGCGGCGATGTCGCCGGTCGAGGTGGCCTCCGTGCTGGGCGCCACCGTCGGTCCCGCGCTGCATCGCCTTGCCCACGGCATCGACGACCGGCCGGTCGCCGAACGTGCCTCCTCGAAGCAGATCAGCGCCGAGTCCACCTTCGCCGAGGACATCGTCGAACTCGACGCGCTGCGTCCCGCCATCCGCAAGGCCGCCGCCGGCGCTCACCGCCGACTGCTCACCGACGGCCGGGGAGCGCGCACCGTCGTACTGAAACTGAAGAGATCCGACATGTCGATCCTGACGCGCTCGGCGACGACCGCGGCGGCCACCACCGACTTCGACGACCTCGAGCGGACGGCGCAGCGGCTCGCGCTCGATCCGCGTTCCATCGGGGCGATTCGCCTGGTCGGCGTCAGCTTCTCGGGGTTGACCGCGGTGCAGCAGTACGCCCTCTTCGACGAGCTGGGCAGCGAGGGACCGGCCGATGTCGAGACCACCCACCACGACACCGCCGCAGGCCACGGTGCGGAAGAAGGGGGTCGCGCCGAGGTGGCGACGTCACCGGACCCGGCCGGGGCCGAGGCGTCGGCCGTCCAGATAGCTGACTCGGCGCCCGAACCCCCGCGGTTCGCGCCGGGAGGGAGTTCGATGCCGGTCGGCCGCTTCGGCCCCGGCGCCGACGTGACCCACCCCGACCACGGGCACGGCTGGGTTCAGGGGAGTGGACACGGGGTCGTGACCGTGCGATTCGAGACCCGCACGAGCGGGCCGGGGCGCACGCGCACGTTTCCGGTCGACGATCCGAACCTCCGTCCGGCGGATCCGCTCGACAGCCTCGAGTGGGATCTTCCCGGCGACGGTTGA
- a CDS encoding asparaginase → MTGTPPAATGVTVLISTGGTIAAQTTDDGAIPALGSAALLSAAGTITTGTGDIGTGDERAGDDGTSRTPSAIRTVDLMSVDSSAMTVAEQFAVVRAIADALADPAVRGVVITHGTDTMEETAYLADLYAADERPVVFTGAMLPSDSPRADGPSNLAAALAAIDDPTARGRGVLVAMGGRLLPARGLFKVSTTDPAAFDTVQGTGRADDPPVPRRVLAGPVPVGRPARVDAFTLYPGVSPGLIAASVAQNAAGVVLAATGSGNTHPDITAEVALAVQRGVTVVVTSRVPYGEVTATYGGGGGAVDLRRAGAIVSPWLRAPQARMALIALLTSGHDLELITDFFVAQQD, encoded by the coding sequence ATGACAGGCACCCCGCCCGCGGCCACCGGAGTCACCGTGCTGATCAGCACCGGAGGCACGATCGCCGCCCAGACCACCGACGACGGCGCGATCCCGGCGCTCGGCTCGGCCGCTCTCCTCTCCGCCGCCGGGACGATCACCACCGGGACCGGGGACATCGGGACCGGGGACGAGAGGGCCGGGGACGACGGGACGTCGCGCACTCCGTCGGCCATCCGCACCGTCGACCTCATGTCGGTGGACAGTTCCGCCATGACCGTCGCCGAACAGTTCGCGGTGGTCCGCGCGATCGCCGACGCGCTTGCCGACCCCGCCGTCCGCGGTGTGGTGATCACACACGGAACCGACACGATGGAGGAGACGGCCTACCTCGCCGACCTGTACGCCGCCGACGAGCGGCCGGTCGTGTTCACCGGGGCGATGCTGCCGTCTGATTCTCCGCGCGCCGACGGGCCGTCGAATCTCGCCGCCGCATTGGCCGCGATCGACGACCCGACCGCCCGCGGTCGAGGAGTCCTCGTGGCCATGGGCGGCCGACTCCTGCCGGCACGCGGGTTGTTCAAGGTCTCCACCACCGACCCCGCGGCCTTCGACACCGTGCAGGGCACCGGTCGGGCCGACGACCCGCCGGTGCCGCGACGGGTGCTCGCCGGACCGGTACCGGTGGGCCGGCCGGCACGCGTCGACGCCTTCACCCTCTACCCGGGCGTGTCACCGGGACTGATCGCCGCGTCGGTCGCACAGAACGCCGCCGGCGTGGTCCTCGCGGCGACCGGCTCCGGGAACACCCACCCGGACATCACCGCCGAGGTGGCACTCGCCGTCCAGCGCGGGGTGACCGTCGTCGTCACCAGCCGCGTCCCGTACGGCGAGGTGACCGCGACCTACGGCGGGGGCGGCGGCGCGGTCGATCTGCGGCGGGCCGGGGCGATCGTGTCACCCTGGCTGCGCGCACCGCAGGCGCGCATGGCGCTCATCGCACTGCTGACCTCGGGTCACGATCTCGAATTGATCACCGATTTCTTTGTCGCACAACAGGACTGA
- a CDS encoding RNA polymerase subunit sigma-24, which translates to MSTHPSAPFAARTIYEGQTPMTRMDVDPIPARSAAFEPLLFTVAYEILGSAVDAEHVVRHCLWDHSASAPVDAFGPGSARAHLIAQVARRALETLAARRRVTGDYVGPWLPDPIRFDGDVLADAGLAEFASTAMLLVLEELEPAERTVYVLREIFGFADDTIAMMLSWTPDEVGTLAERGRSFVERRRPRFDPMDRARAADIVETFLDAAESGDADALIALMAPEVVLTSDSNDKATAVRQPMRGAPAVMQVLSGFARIGAVLEDYRAEFVVFNGQPGMILYFDGRLQTAITLRVLDDLIVDIYVMRNPDKLVGVELRRPVTR; encoded by the coding sequence GTGAGCACACACCCGAGCGCGCCGTTCGCCGCCCGAACCATCTACGAGGGGCAGACCCCGATGACCCGCATGGACGTGGACCCGATCCCGGCGCGATCCGCCGCGTTCGAACCGCTGCTGTTCACGGTGGCCTACGAGATCCTGGGCTCGGCTGTGGACGCCGAACATGTTGTCCGACACTGCCTCTGGGATCATTCGGCGAGCGCGCCGGTGGACGCGTTCGGCCCCGGGTCGGCCCGAGCGCACCTCATCGCGCAGGTCGCCCGGCGCGCGCTCGAGACGCTCGCCGCGCGTCGACGTGTTACCGGGGACTACGTCGGACCGTGGCTGCCCGATCCGATCCGGTTCGACGGCGACGTCCTCGCCGACGCGGGTCTCGCGGAATTCGCGTCGACCGCGATGCTGCTCGTTCTGGAAGAACTCGAGCCCGCTGAACGGACGGTGTACGTCCTGCGTGAGATCTTCGGATTCGCCGACGACACGATCGCCATGATGCTGTCCTGGACGCCCGACGAGGTGGGGACGCTCGCGGAACGAGGCCGGTCGTTCGTCGAGCGTCGGCGCCCCCGGTTCGATCCGATGGACCGCGCCCGCGCCGCGGACATCGTCGAAACGTTCCTCGACGCGGCCGAGTCGGGCGACGCCGACGCCCTCATCGCCCTCATGGCACCGGAGGTGGTGCTGACCTCGGACAGCAACGACAAGGCCACCGCGGTACGGCAGCCCATGCGCGGGGCGCCCGCGGTGATGCAGGTGCTGTCGGGGTTCGCCCGGATCGGCGCTGTGCTCGAGGACTACCGCGCCGAGTTCGTGGTCTTCAACGGTCAGCCCGGGATGATCCTCTACTTCGACGGCCGGCTGCAGACCGCGATCACCCTCCGCGTCCTCGACGACCTGATCGTCGACATCTACGTGATGCGCAACCCCGACAAGCTCGTCGGGGTCGAGCTCCGTCGGCCGGTCACCCGCTGA
- the lspA gene encoding signal peptidase II, giving the protein MDDQPLTDREHVDPHDRVEPGADRRPGDTDAAARPGRRVPKATIVVLGVALVILGLDQLTKSIAVATIDPMRPVEIIGDFVTLRLVRNSGAAFSMATGYTWVLSIIALVVVLVIIRYSSRLRSWWWVAGLALVLGGAIGNLTDRIFRAPQPLQGHVVDFVSVGWWPVFNVADSAVVCGAILLVVLSALGFDYDGTRTGWAARREQRDPAGTEGGAHA; this is encoded by the coding sequence GTGGATGACCAACCCCTGACGGATCGAGAGCACGTGGACCCGCACGACCGTGTCGAACCCGGGGCCGACCGCCGACCCGGCGACACCGACGCCGCCGCACGTCCCGGCCGCCGGGTGCCGAAGGCGACGATCGTGGTGCTCGGCGTCGCGCTGGTGATCTTGGGCCTCGACCAGCTCACGAAGTCGATCGCGGTCGCCACGATCGACCCGATGCGCCCGGTGGAGATCATCGGCGACTTCGTCACCCTGCGTCTGGTCCGCAACAGCGGCGCGGCCTTCTCCATGGCCACCGGATACACCTGGGTGCTGTCGATCATCGCCCTGGTGGTCGTGCTCGTGATCATCCGCTACAGCAGCCGGCTGCGCTCCTGGTGGTGGGTGGCGGGTCTGGCCCTTGTGCTCGGCGGCGCCATCGGCAACCTGACGGACCGCATCTTCCGTGCCCCGCAACCACTTCAGGGCCATGTCGTCGACTTCGTGTCGGTGGGGTGGTGGCCGGTGTTCAACGTCGCCGACTCCGCCGTGGTGTGCGGCGCGATCCTCCTGGTCGTCCTCTCCGCGCTCGGTTTCGACTACGACGGCACCCGCACGGGCTGGGCGGCCCGCCGCGAGCAGCGCGATCCCGCCGGCACCGAGGGCGGCGCGCATGCGTGA
- a CDS encoding TetR/AcrR family transcriptional regulator has protein sequence MATGRTRAENRAMMTDEIRRLGREHLTTYGAAGLSLRAIARDMGVVSSAVYRYVPSRDELLTMLLVEAYTDVADAVDAAADSIATSRRRDRLAAAAAAARTWALAEPSRWALIYGSPVPGYSAPGERTIGPGTRIPVRLLRECSAAHAEGLLRADLPSPTPDVAADMDAIRDEFDLDTPAAVLAAATTLWAVLVGAISLETFGQYGTDTFAHPEQLFRLQIEQTLSALFA, from the coding sequence ATGGCCACCGGACGAACCCGCGCGGAGAACCGCGCGATGATGACCGACGAGATCCGTCGACTGGGACGCGAACACCTGACCACCTACGGCGCCGCCGGGCTCTCGTTGCGCGCCATCGCCCGCGACATGGGCGTCGTCTCCTCGGCGGTGTACCGGTACGTCCCGAGCCGCGACGAATTGCTGACCATGTTGCTTGTGGAGGCCTACACCGATGTCGCGGACGCCGTCGACGCCGCGGCCGATTCCATCGCCACCTCCCGACGGCGCGATCGACTCGCGGCCGCGGCCGCGGCCGCGCGGACCTGGGCTCTCGCCGAGCCGTCCCGATGGGCGCTGATCTACGGAAGCCCGGTGCCCGGTTACTCCGCCCCCGGCGAGCGGACCATCGGGCCCGGCACACGCATTCCCGTGCGGCTGCTCCGCGAGTGCTCGGCCGCCCACGCCGAAGGCCTGCTACGCGCCGACCTCCCCTCTCCCACACCGGATGTCGCCGCGGACATGGACGCGATCCGCGATGAGTTCGACCTCGACACCCCCGCCGCGGTCCTGGCCGCGGCCACCACGTTGTGGGCCGTACTCGTCGGCGCGATCAGCCTGGAGACCTTCGGCCAGTACGGGACCGATACCTTCGCGCATCCCGAGCAGCTCTTCCGGCTCCAGATCGAGCAGACACTGTCGGCACTGTTCGCCTGA
- a CDS encoding nitroreductase/quinone reductase family protein, which produces MTATTHYKAPSGFDAAFNRAVRWLADRGVNLAGAQTLTVVGRKTGTPQRVPVNVLRLDGAEYLVAVRGDTQWVRNARVAGTVELRRGRRRAVVTLTEIDPALRPPVIREYLRRWGWEVGRFLPAGLALASSDEDLAAHAGLIPVFAVTAAH; this is translated from the coding sequence ATGACCGCGACCACCCACTACAAAGCCCCCAGCGGATTCGACGCCGCCTTCAACCGCGCGGTGCGCTGGCTCGCCGACCGCGGGGTCAACCTGGCCGGGGCGCAGACACTCACCGTCGTCGGCCGCAAGACCGGCACGCCGCAGCGAGTCCCGGTCAACGTCCTGCGGCTCGACGGGGCGGAGTACCTGGTGGCCGTCCGGGGCGACACGCAGTGGGTGCGCAACGCGCGCGTGGCCGGCACGGTGGAACTCCGCCGTGGCCGACGTCGGGCCGTCGTCACCCTCACCGAAATCGACCCCGCCCTTCGGCCGCCGGTCATCCGGGAGTACCTGCGCCGCTGGGGGTGGGAGGTCGGGCGGTTCCTGCCCGCGGGCCTCGCGCTCGCCTCGTCGGACGAGGATCTCGCCGCCCACGCCGGGTTGATCCCCGTCTTCGCCGTCACCGCTGCTCACTAG